The following proteins are co-located in the Acipenser ruthenus chromosome 35, fAciRut3.2 maternal haplotype, whole genome shotgun sequence genome:
- the LOC117395121 gene encoding DNA-binding protein RFX5-like isoform X2, translating into MSVAEERSLHVTVLRAGELPALKRCSQCCQLHHCPFCKPSIYKPRDRYNVRRHLGAHLKRAVQYEGYSVCKCNLDCRPAGHFHCISCSKTLIRRQDIINHLSICHQKQVQGAASTPHSTASLHFQAPSASTPHSTASLHFQAPSASTPHSTASLHFQAPCPVQDVSSVPLQATRLHQGNIPPSEEVTEAACSLICDWADRILKRSFDTVVEIARFLIQEHIVNPRSSTAHIIMSASLAENPARPDKRPRIEEESSSAQRTKRKKSEADNMHFFSQIQIPASPKSAARRQRNGTSQQNLGTACPSPLTLLPREPVVPIVTGNTPLTREPAVPIITGNSPLTPQQHPLPTRSRASLPCSETAAGIHHPTGGLRDCEAQSWACEGWATQWRSRDPTEAGSEEPEHERTGNLPPPCGRELSDIIEVIIQDDRGAGALRPASAGNTEAAQRETIDLTAESP; encoded by the exons TTACACGTCACTGTGTTGAGGGCAGGAGAGCTGCCTGCATTAAAACGCTGCTCACAATGCTGTCAGCTGCATCACTGTCCTTTTTGTAAGCCATCTATATACAAGCCCAGGGACCGATATAACGTGAGGCGGCACTTGGGGGCCCATCTTAAACGGGCAGTACAGTATGAAG GATACTCGGTGTGCAAATGCAACCTGGACTGCAGACCAGCTGGACATTTCCATTGTATCAGTTGTTCAAAGACACTGATAAGGAGGCAAGATATAATAAATCACCTTTCGATATGCCATCAAAAGCAGGTTCAGGGAGCGGCTTCCACGCCCCACAGCACAGCCTCGCTGCACTTCCAGGCACCAAGCGCTTCCACGCCCCACAGCACAGCCTCCCTGCACTTCCAGGCACCAAGCGCTTCCACGCCCCACAGCACAGCCTCGCTGCACTTCCAGGCACCCTGTCCTGTACAAGATGTCTCCTCTGTGCCTCTTCAGGCCACACGGTTAcatcagggaaacatt cccCCCAGTGAGGAGGTGACGGAGGCGGCCTGCTCTCTGATCTGCGACTGGGCTGACCGCATCCTGAAGCGCTCCTTCGACACGGTGGTGGAGATCGCTCGCTTCCTGATCCAGGAGCACATTGTCAACCCTCGCTCCAGCACCGCACACATCATCATGTCTGCATCTCTCGCCG aaaacCCTGCCAGACCCGATAAACGTCCCAGGATTGAAGAGGAGAGCAGTTCTGCACAG AGAACCAAGCGAAAGAAGTCTGAAGCAGACAACATGCATTTCTTCTCGCAGATTCAAATCCCAGCCAGCCCCAAGTCAGCAGCAAGGAGGCAGAGGAACGGGACCAGCCAGCAGAACCTGGGCACCGCCTGCCCCTCACccctcacactgctgcccagagagCCAGTCGTACCCATCGTCACGGGCAACACGCCCCTCACACGAGAACCAGCCGTACCCATCATCACAGGCAACTCGCCCCTCACACCACAGCAACATCCCCTGCCCACCCGCAGCAGGGCCAGCTTGCCTTGCTCCGAAACAGCAGCTGGGATTCATCACCCTACAGGGGGCCTCCGAGACTGCGAGGCCCAGAGCTGGGCATGTGAGGGGTGGGCAACCCAGTGGAGATCAAGGGATCCCACGGAGGCCGGATCTGAGGAACCGGAACACGAACGGACAGGCAACCTCCCCCCGCCGTGCGGAAGGGAGCTCTCGGACATCATCGAAGTCATCATCCAGGACGACAGGGGAGCGGGAGCACTGCGTCCCGCCAGTGCGGGAAACACAGAGGCTGCACAGCGGGAAACCATAGACCTGACTGCAGAGAGCCCTTAA